In the Azospirillum humicireducens genome, TGCGGCTTAGAACAGACGCAGGATCGACTGCTGCGACTGGTTGGCGAGCGAGAGGGCGATGGTGCCGAGCTGCTGACGGGTCTGCAGCATCAGCAGGCTGGCGCCTTCCTCGTTCTGGTCGGCCAGCGTCAGCTTGCTGGCGCCTTCCGTCAGCACGTCGCTGAACTCCTTGGTGAAGCTCTCGCGGGTCGTGATGATGTTCAGGTTGGTCGACAGCTGCTGCGAGGCGGAGCGGATCGTCGACTTGGCGTTGTCGAGACCGGCGACCGCCTTGTCGATGTCGGCGCGGTCCATCCAGTCATTCTGAGCGCCGTCCAGCTTCAGACCCTGGCCGCTGGTCGACAGGTTGACCGCGGTCACGGTGATCGAGTTGGTGTTGCGCTCGTTCAGCTGGACCGTGATGTCGTTCGACGTGTTGGCGTCGGAAATCTGCTTGGTGACGATGTTGGCCGAGCAGTTGGCCGAGGCCGCCTGCTTGATGGTCTTCTCGTCGATGGCCAGGCGCACGGTGCCGCTGTCGAAGGTGAAGGACTGTTCGCCGCCGCTCAGCTTGCCATCGCCGCGGGCGTTCATGGCATCGCGGGTGACCTGGGCGCCGTTGGAGTTGGTGACCTGGATCTGCAGATCGACCTTCTTTTCGATGACCGAGACGCCGTTGCCCTGGTTGTTCGCCGATTCCAGCAGCTTGCGGTCGACGGTGAAGGTCACCACCGTGCCCGACGCGAAGCTCTCCGAGATCTTCTTGGTCAGCGCGTTGGTCGTGCTGGAGGTCACGGTGAAGTCGCGGGTCGTGCCACCCGGCGCGGCACCGGTCAGTTGGATCGTGCCGCTGGAGCCGAGCGCGACGGAGGCGACGTCCTTGCCCTGCAGGCGGCCGCCGGAGATGGCGGTGTTGATCGAGTTCGCCAGCCGGGTCGCGACGTTGACGGAGGCGGTCTGGCCGGTGGCGACGTCGCCCGAGGTGGCGGTGTAGCTGAAGGTCTGGCCTTCGACGGTGATCGAGAAGATGTCGCCTTCCTCGATGGTGCCGCTGACGTTCACCGTGGAGATCTGGGCGACACTTGAGGTGCCGGCCCGTTGCAGGCTGGTGCTGGTCGTCTGCGTGTTGTCGAAGTAGGAGATCGTGCGGCTCTCATTGCCGTCGGTCACGATGAAGTCGCGGGTGCGGCCGTTGGCGCCGCGGACTTCGATCTGGACGTCGGAG is a window encoding:
- a CDS encoding flagellin, translating into MAGNVTLTASMRTNLLQLQNTQSQIDKKQNILSTGNKINSALDGPTSFFAAKGLNQRAGDLSSLKDAMGQSISTIQAADKGLTSIDSLVDQAKGLTTAAYAALGNDAASVATRKSLASQFNTLKNQIDKLAADSGYQGKNLINGNGMSMDSTSESRAAVNTIVGVDNARVTNVIAPDTYAIRIKGDGSVEGKAADIAKAENAHGFVGLKLSGTMSNTLGSFSDVQIEVRGANGRTRDFIVTDGNESRTISYFDNTQTTSTSLQRAGTSSVAQISTVNVSGTIEEGDIFSITVEGQTFSYTATSGDVATGQTASVNVATRLANSINTAISGGRLQGKDVASVALGSSGTIQLTGAAPGGTTRDFTVTSSTTNALTKKISESFASGTVVTFTVDRKLLESANNQGNGVSVIEKKVDLQIQVTNSNGAQVTRDAMNARGDGKLSGGEQSFTFDSGTVRLAIDEKTIKQAASANCSANIVTKQISDANTSNDITVQLNERNTNSITVTAVNLSTSGQGLKLDGAQNDWMDRADIDKAVAGLDNAKSTIRSASQQLSTNLNIITTRESFTKEFSDVLTEGASKLTLADQNEEGASLLMLQTRQQLGTIALSLANQSQQSILRLF